The Parafrankia discariae region AGCTCCGTCATCCGGTCGGCTCGGCGAGCGGCGCCGTAAACGATGAAGCCGGCCTCATGGAGTTGCCGGGCGGTGGCCTCGCCTATGCCGGAGGAGGCACCGGTGACCAGAGCCACCCTCTTGGTCATGTCAGTTCCTTTCCTGGCCATGTCAGTTCCTTTCGCAGTGTCGCTCTCCGGCCAGGCCGGGGCGCTGTCCGAACAGGTGCTGACCGACGCCCCGGCAACCGGGCAGCATCTATCAGACCGCCGGTCTCTACCATAAGAGACCGGCGGTCTCCAGTCAAGAGACCGGCGGTCTTCTAGGATGGACGGCGTGACAGCTTTCCAACGCGCCAGGAGCGAGGAGCAGCGCACCGCGCGGCGGCAGAGCATCCTCCAGACCGCCGCCGCGATGCTCGACGAGATGCCCGTCGCGGCGCTGAGCCTGAACGAGCTGAGCCGCCGCGTCGGCCTGGCGAAGTCCAACGTGCTGCGCTACTTCGAGTCGCGCGAGGCCGTGCTCCTCGACCTCCTCGACCACGCCGCCGCCGAGTTCCTGGCGGAGATCGACGAGGCGCTACAGGCGGACGTCGACCCGTCCGCGCCGCCGCGCGGCCGCGCCCAGTCCGTGGCCAGCACACTCGCCACCTCGTTCGCGACTCACCCGATGCTCTGCGAACTGCTCAGCGCACAGGCCGGAGTGCTGGAACGCAACGTCTCCGTCGAGGTCGCGACCCGGTACAAGCAGGGCGCACGCGACAGCCTGGTCGGACTCGCCGCGCTCCTCCAACGCCTGCTCCCCGAACTCAGGGAGGAACACTCCGCCCGCGCGGCCAGCATGATCATAATTCTCGTGGGAGCCCTGTGGACCCGCAGTCATCCCGCCCCCGCCGTTCTCGCCGCCTACGACGCCGATCCGAGCCTGGCGTTCATGCATGTCCCCTTCGCCGA contains the following coding sequences:
- a CDS encoding TetR/AcrR family transcriptional regulator; this translates as MDGVTAFQRARSEEQRTARRQSILQTAAAMLDEMPVAALSLNELSRRVGLAKSNVLRYFESREAVLLDLLDHAAAEFLAEIDEALQADVDPSAPPRGRAQSVASTLATSFATHPMLCELLSAQAGVLERNVSVEVATRYKQGARDSLVGLAALLQRLLPELREEHSARAASMIIILVGALWTRSHPAPAVLAAYDADPSLAFMHVPFAETLEQAVATFLVGMLIEGAHTP